The DNA window GATTAACGTTGTCCAGATGGAGGGTTTTAATCTTCGGGCATCTCCTCCAGATCTCTCTGTGGAAGTTTTTCAAAGCTTCCGGATTCGGTTTCGGAATATCCTTGGAGAAGTCGCCGAGGTAAGTGAAAAAGTCAGTTTGGTTTCCGAGTCTAAAATAGCGAACCCCTTGATTGTATAGAGTTTCTATTTCTTTTATAACCCACCTTGGCTCTCTCATCGAAATTCTGTGAATCCTCTCTATGCAAAAGCTGCACCTTCCCCAGTAACATCCCTTGTAAGTTTCTATCTCGCAGATAACGTTCGGATAATCGCTGTGCTGCTTAACCACTTCTGCTCCGAGAACCGCAAATTTATTAACGAAGTTCCTGCTCGAATCCTTAACTTCTCCACCGAGCCTCTCATACAAAGCGTGCTCAAAAGGGAAGGGGAGAACCTCGTATCTTTCAAATATTTCTTTATCGAGATCCTCAAGAACTATAGGTCCGACGAGGATCTTCTCCTTTTCTGGAAGTAAGTGTTTTAGCTCTTTAGCCGAAAGCGGTTTTCCGCCAAGATATTTTCCCGGAACGGCAATTCCGGCTATAACGATCACGAGCTTCGCTTTATCGAACACGGAGGGGTTTTTTCGGAACTCGTCTATCGTTATGTATCTGTAGCTGTGCCCCAGATCTCTGAGCATTCCAGCTACGTATCTCGGATAGGGAGAAATGTAAGGGGGAACTCCGAGGCAGGAAGGTTCGTCGACGTAGCCGTCGAGAATTCCTATCATTCTCCTCTCTGGATTTTCGCGTGACCGCCTATAATTGAGCTGCTAAGCTCCAAGTTTCTGATCTCGCACTTTTCATCTACTATGCTCCTCCAAAGCTTGACCTTCCTCAAAACAACATCCTCGAAAACGACGGATTCGCTTATGTCGGAATTTTCTATGACGCAGTTCTTTCCTATGTAAGCGAACGGACCGATTATGCTCCTCTCTTTAACCTCCACTCCCTCCTCTATGACTACCGGCTCTATTACCTTGCTCGTTTCGTCGATTTCAACGTCCTCGGCTATGTAGCTTTCCGTGTAGCATTTGAAAGCCTCTATGTAAGAATCCGGATTTCCAACGTCAAACCAGTTGTCGTTGAAGACGTGTCCCAAAACTTCTTCTCTGCTTACGAGCCACGAAACGAAATCTCCGAGGTTGTCTTTTCTTTCATCCCTCACGTACTCTGGAAGCATCTTCACGACTTTTTCGGGAAGAGCGTATATTCCTATTCCGACCAAGGTCGTCAAAGGTTTTTCTGGCTTTTCGTAAAATTCCACTATTCTCTCTCCGTCCATAACAGCTACACCGTATCTCTTAGCCAGCTCCTTATCTTTAACATCGTAAAGAGCTATTAGTGGCTTCCTTTCTTCCTCGAACTTTCTCACAAAGCTTTCCAAAGTGAATGAGAATATGTTGTCTCCCGCAACAACAAGTATATCATCGTTCATATCCTTCGTAATCTCCGAAAGAGCTTTGACAGCTCCGAGCTTTTCCTCCTCTCTCGTAGTATCTTCGACGACTATCTCAACCTTTTTGTCCTTAGCCCACTCTCTGAAATCTTCAGCGAATCTCAAATTCGTGGAGACGAAAATTTCGAAGTCGAAGGGAAGAAGCTTTTCGTAAATAAAGTCTATTATTTTCCTCTTACCTACGGGAAGCAACGGCTTAGCCTTCGTTTTGGTTATTGGCCAGAGCCTCGTTGCGTAACCGCCAGCCATTATCACCGCTTTCATTACGAAATCTGATTTGACAATAAAGTTAAAAACTTTCGCTTCAAAACCCTTAAC is part of the Ferroglobus placidus DSM 10642 genome and encodes:
- a CDS encoding sugar phosphate nucleotidyltransferase, which encodes MKAVIMAGGYATRLWPITKTKAKPLLPVGKRKIIDFIYEKLLPFDFEIFVSTNLRFAEDFREWAKDKKVEIVVEDTTREEEKLGAVKALSEITKDMNDDILVVAGDNIFSFTLESFVRKFEEERKPLIALYDVKDKELAKRYGVAVMDGERIVEFYEKPEKPLTTLVGIGIYALPEKVVKMLPEYVRDERKDNLGDFVSWLVSREEVLGHVFNDNWFDVGNPDSYIEAFKCYTESYIAEDVEIDETSKVIEPVVIEEGVEVKERSIIGPFAYIGKNCVIENSDISESVVFEDVVLRKVKLWRSIVDEKCEIRNLELSSSIIGGHAKIQRGE